One stretch of Sander lucioperca isolate FBNREF2018 chromosome 13, SLUC_FBN_1.2, whole genome shotgun sequence DNA includes these proteins:
- the LOC116058196 gene encoding inactive serine/threonine-protein kinase TEX14 isoform X1, whose protein sequence is MNALLFPCPVHTGVVTTGGAHAQLHKYTLDRNLTKLEKLLNKGVDVDCENHLGQTPLFCAALLGQVKVMELLLHYGADPNHRCEDGSTPVHAGVFSCNPSVVNGLLDAGGDLRLHDVEGRTPFDWLRAVKQEDSDKMQEFLGSCMSSMQQLCQSPAATNLSSNSSHVSTSVLLHPVSLLDRLKARGNDKQVNKRTNRKSSGTEAHCLGFGKLCVNKPCPTMAVPASIPLIRDSDLSQADDDEPLRSFTCGSLTSMTNYSWRGSRVTVKTMRDSQTAYLDLLLIEQEYCSQLFHPQLLQLMAVSVSDDLQRTSLVFEPVNVGTLHNLLHNRRTEFPVLQNRWLLSVILQVCEGLQYIHRGGLVMRALSSHSVVLTKFTVAKLTGLCFMVPSSQSTCVKPPMHTVLPPSLYRWAAPEVIKQRPCTKLADIYSLCALIQELYTDREPWDTVDLNGIKQAMDAGRALAVDSSIPQPYYDVVLKGLQPHPQDRTCSLQSLCYTLQHDIKRFSLEEQLSGGLCAYPEQDLGPSEVQTTAEQTIMGEPVQSGTEHNTQTWTFARPVKVKADTVVARQLYRGEEPKLGRDRDECMGGDTMPHQLYPYKDMLHLLAEFDSVSVEEEPEPEADIDRELVEQLDGLKLISDQQISTIAVNLKVSRELLQQANRSLDTVEKHLQVDHRGLDSATRLRDAPSYIYTDTSCASSLSSFSISSTNLSGVSTAVGPPSKQYCLLSHREDHWGSNLEAQLLNRDWELLSQEELTLWLSRYPAEQQQYEEGWSPPWLSSGCYMTESRSVVADHSTEELSQYRSALDSSLLNIVSGKKQQKSNSQENADVTMEVCRPEASGSLLLDTHNTKYESFPNNSEKTDSDPEISETQAQYTPSPNTAHFDMAGLAELSSISYSPAQPQEKLYSISYSPGQPQGKLYSISVSGQAPPCNSTPRSPDVRRRVMTGTTEANLADSPVCSHLSSVHLRTESFTTPRESWTPPFDTDPASSPQGSITASQEEGQSDTISPSCIGEQKLEKEEEEEGAGVSEQEQIVERQEEMDGTSQPSVEAEEEEEDRAEDELDEMEEGLQMIKGCTEEEKNMEEEEGGRHVEEGSEEEECGCCDAQRDVGSEVEEEEDEDIGDRRKEITFGNGEETGGNALVKISELDADTVSAHQKEGLRESLGSQQSPSLLEDTKRANSTLDDVLQAFVVEGTRKSPGTSGRVATLCQLFEGQTGDDEHPAGDHAHSQLP, encoded by the exons ATGAATGCGCTGCTATTCCCCTGTCCTGTACACACGGGTGTTGTGACCACTGGAGGTGCACACGCTCAACTGCACAAATACACTTTGGATAGAAATCTGACCAAGTTGGAGAAACTGCTGAATAAGG GTGTTGATGTGGACTGTGAGAATCACTTGGGTCAGACTCCACTGTTCTGTGCTGCTCTGTTGGGCCAAGTCAAGGTGATGGAGCTGCTCCTGCATTACGGAGCCGATCCCAACCA TCGCTGTGAAGACGGGAGCACCCCAGTTCACGCAGGCGTATTCTCCTGCAACCCTTCAGTGGTGAATGGCTTGCTGGATGCTGGAGGAGATCTAAGACTCCATGATGTGGAAGGCAGGACGCCCTTTGACTGGCTCAGGGCTGTGAAGCAGGAAGACAGTGATAAG ATGCAAGAGTTCCTGGGGAGCTGCATGTCCTCCATGCAACAGCTGTGTCAGAGCCCAGCCGCGACCAACCTCAGCTCTAACTCGTCCCACGTGTCAACATCCGTCTTGCTACACCCTGTATCTTTGCTGGATCGTCTAAAAGCACG TGGAAATGACAAGCAGGTCAATAAGAGGACAAACCGCAAGTCTTCTGGTACAGAAGCCCACTGTTTAGGTTTTGGAAAG CTGTGTGTTAACAAGCCCTGCCCGACGATGGCTGTGCCAGCATCTATTCCACTGATCAGAGACAGTGATCTGAGCCAGGCTGATGATGATGAACCTCTGCGCTCCTTCACATGTGGCTCTTTGACCTCCATGACCAA TTACAGCTGGAGGGGCTCCAGGGTGACAGTGAAAACAATGAGGGACAGTCAGACAGCCTATTTGGACCTGCTCCTCATAGAACAAGAGTACTGCAG ccaGCTGTTCCACccacagctgctgcagctgATGGCAGTGAGTGTGTCTGATGACCTCCAGAGGACCAGTCTGGTGTTTGAACCAGTCAACGTCGGCACGCTTCACAACCTGCTGCACAACAGG CGTACAGAGTTTCCAGTGCTGCAGAACAGGTGGCTGCTGTCAGTGATCTTGCAGGTCTGTGAAGGTCTGCAGTACATCCACAGGGGAGGCCTGGTGATGAGGGCCCTGTCTTCCCACAGTGTGGTCCTCACAAAGTTCACAGTAGCCAAACTAACTGGTTTATGCTTCATGGTCCCCAG cagTCAAAGTACATGTGTGAAACCCCCCATGCACACAGTCCTGCCCCCCAGCCTGTACAGATGGGCTGCTCCAGAGGTCATTAAACAGCGGCCGTGCACAAAGCTAGCTGACATCTACAGCCTGTGTGCTCTGATCCAGGAACTCTACACAG ACAGAGAACCATGGGACACAGTGGACCTGAACGGAATCAAACAGGCGATGGATGCAGGGCGTGCCCTGGCAGTAGACAGCAGCATTCCACAGCCTTACTATGATGTGGTCCTGAAAGGCCTGCAGCCGCACCCACAGGACCGCACGTGCAGCCTGCAGAGTCTGTGCTACACGCTACAACATGACATCAAG agGTTCTCCCTGGAGGAACAGCTGAGTGGTGGTCTGTGTGCTTACCCAGAACAAGATCTGGGGCCATCTGAAGTCCAGACCACAGCAGAGCAAACCATAATGGGGGAACCAGTACAGAGCGGTACTGagcacaacacacaaacatggacaT TTGCCAGGCCAGTCAAAGTCAAGGCAGACACAGTAGTGGCAAGACAGCTGTACAGAGGAGAAGAACCAAAgctggggagagacagagatgaatGTATGGGGGGAGACACAATGCCCCATCAGCTGTACCCTTACAAAGACATGCTTCATCTGCTTGCTGAGTTTGACTCAGTTAGTGTTGAGGAAGAACCTGAACCAGAGGCAGACATAGACAGGGAGCTAGTGGAGCAGCTGGATGGCCTGAAACTGATCTCAGATCAGCAGATCAGCACCATTGCGGTCAACCTCAAAGTGTCCCgggagctgctgcagcaggcCAACAGGAGCCTAGACACAGTGGAGAAACACCTCCAGGTGGACCACAGAGGGTTAGACTCAGCTACCCGGCTCAGAGATGCTCCTTCTTATATCTACACCGACACCTCTTGTGCCTCCTCCCTTTCTTCCTTCTCTATATCCTCCACAAATCTTTCAGGAGTTAGCACTGCTGTTGGACCACCTTCGAAGCAGTACTGTCTCTTATCGCACAGGGAAGATCACTGGGGAAGCAACCTGGAGGCCCAGCTTCTGAACAGAGATTGGGAACTGCTGAGCCAGGAAGAGCTGACTTTATGGCTGAGTCGCTATCCAGCTGAACAGCAGCAGTACGAGGAGGGCTGGTCGCCACCTTGGCTTTCCTCAGGGTGCTACATGACGGAGAGCCGTTCAGTGGTAGCTGATCACAGCACAGAGGAGCTGAGCCAGTACAGATCAGCTCTGGACAGCAGCCTTCTCAACATCGTCTCTGGGAAGAAGCAGCAG AAATCCAATTCACAAGAAAATGCAGACGTTACAATGGAGGTGTGCAGGCCAGAAGCTAGTGGGAGTCTACTGCTAGATACTCACAACACCA AATATGAGAGCTTTCCCAACAACTCTGAGAAAACGGACTCTGATCCTGAAATCAGTGAAACACAGGCTCAGTATACACCCAGCCCTAACAC ggctcACTTTGACATGGCTGGGCTGGCTGAACTCTCCAGCATCTCATACTCTCCAGCTCAGCCTCAGGAAAAACTCTACAGTATCTCATACTCTCCAGGGCAGCCTCAGGGGAAACTCTACAGTATCTCTGTGAGCGGACAAGCCCCACCCTGTAATAGTACCCCACGTAGCCCAG ACGTGCGCCGGCGTGTGATGACAGGAACGACTGAGGCCAATCTCGCGGACTCCCCCGTCTGCAGCCACCTCAGCTCTGTGCATCTCAGGACTGAGAGTTTCACCACACCAAGAGAAAGCTGG ACTCCACCTTTCGACACAGACCCTGCCAGCAGTCCCCAGGGCTCCATCACAGCCAGCCAGGAGGAAGGGCAGTCAGATACTATATCTCCCAGCTGCATTGGAGAGCAGAAGctagaaaaggaagaagaagaagaaggagcagGAGTGTCTGAACAGGAGCAGATTGTAGAGAGGCAGGAAGAAATGGATGGAACTAGTCAACCATCTGTGGAggcagaagaagaggaggaggacagggCAGAAGACGAGCTTGACGAAATGGAGGAAGGATTGCAGATGATCAAAGGGTGcactgaagaagaaaaaaacatggaggaggaggagggaggaaggcaTGTTGAAGAAGGCAGTGAGGAAGAAGAGTGTGGCTGCTGTGACGCACAGAGAG ATGTGGGGTCAgaagtggaggaagaggaggatgaagatatTGGTGACAGGAGGAAGGAAATAACATTTGGCAATGGGGAAGAAACAGGGGGCAATGCCTTGGTTAAGATCA GTGAGCTTGATGCCGACACAGTGTCTGCACATCAGAAGGAAGGGCTCAGGGAGTCTCTAGGGTCACAGCAAAGTCCCAGCTTATTGGAGGACACAAAAAG AGCCAATTCAACACTAGATGATGTGCTGCAGGCCTTTGTAGTGGAGGGCACCAGGAAGAGCCCAGGAACAAGTGGAAGGGTTGCCACATT GTGTCAGCTGTTTGAAGGTCAGACTGGTGATGATGAACACCCAGCAGGAGACCACGCACACAGCCAGCTCCCGTGA
- the LOC116058196 gene encoding inactive serine/threonine-protein kinase TEX14 isoform X2, with amino-acid sequence MNALLFPCPVHTGVVTTGGAHAQLHKYTLDRNLTKLEKLLNKGVDVDCENHLGQTPLFCAALLGQVKVMELLLHYGADPNHRCEDGSTPVHAGVFSCNPSVVNGLLDAGGDLRLHDVEGRTPFDWLRAVKQEDSDKMQEFLGSCMSSMQQLCQSPAATNLSSNSSHVSTSVLLHPVSLLDRLKARGNDKQVNKRTNRKSSGTEAHCLGFGKLCVNKPCPTMAVPASIPLIRDSDLSQADDDEPLRSFTCGSLTSMTNYSWRGSRVTVKTMRDSQTAYLDLLLIEQEYCSQLFHPQLLQLMAVSVSDDLQRTSLVFEPVNVGTLHNLLHNRRTEFPVLQNRWLLSVILQVCEGLQYIHRGGLVMRALSSHSVVLTKFTVAKLTGLCFMVPSSQSTCVKPPMHTVLPPSLYRWAAPEVIKQRPCTKLADIYSLCALIQELYTDREPWDTVDLNGIKQAMDAGRALAVDSSIPQPYYDVVLKGLQPHPQDRTCSLQSLCYTLQHDIKRFSLEEQLSGGLCAYPEQDLGPSEVQTTAEQTIMGEPVQSGTEHNTQTWTFARPVKVKADTVVARQLYRGEEPKLGRDRDECMGGDTMPHQLYPYKDMLHLLAEFDSVSVEEEPEPEADIDRELVEQLDGLKLISDQQISTIAVNLKVSRELLQQANRSLDTVEKHLQVDHRGLDSATRLRDAPSYIYTDTSCASSLSSFSISSTNLSGVSTAVGPPSKQYCLLSHREDHWGSNLEAQLLNRDWELLSQEELTLWLSRYPAEQQQYEEGWSPPWLSSGCYMTESRSVVADHSTEELSQYRSALDSSLLNIVSGKKQQKSNSQENADVTMEVCRPEASGSLLLDTHNTKYESFPNNSEKTDSDPEISETQAQYTPSPNTAHFDMAGLAELSSISYSPAQPQEKLYSISYSPGQPQGKLYSISVSGQAPPCNSTPRSPDVRRRVMTGTTEANLADSPVCSHLSSVHLRTESFTTPRESWTPPFDTDPASSPQGSITASQEEGQSDTISPSCIGEQKLEKEEEEEGAGVSEQEQIVERQEEMDGTSQPSVEAEEEEEDRAEDELDEMEEGLQMIKGCTEEEKNMEEEEGGRHVEEGSEEEECGCCDAQRGELDADTVSAHQKEGLRESLGSQQSPSLLEDTKRANSTLDDVLQAFVVEGTRKSPGTSGRVATLCQLFEGQTGDDEHPAGDHAHSQLP; translated from the exons ATGAATGCGCTGCTATTCCCCTGTCCTGTACACACGGGTGTTGTGACCACTGGAGGTGCACACGCTCAACTGCACAAATACACTTTGGATAGAAATCTGACCAAGTTGGAGAAACTGCTGAATAAGG GTGTTGATGTGGACTGTGAGAATCACTTGGGTCAGACTCCACTGTTCTGTGCTGCTCTGTTGGGCCAAGTCAAGGTGATGGAGCTGCTCCTGCATTACGGAGCCGATCCCAACCA TCGCTGTGAAGACGGGAGCACCCCAGTTCACGCAGGCGTATTCTCCTGCAACCCTTCAGTGGTGAATGGCTTGCTGGATGCTGGAGGAGATCTAAGACTCCATGATGTGGAAGGCAGGACGCCCTTTGACTGGCTCAGGGCTGTGAAGCAGGAAGACAGTGATAAG ATGCAAGAGTTCCTGGGGAGCTGCATGTCCTCCATGCAACAGCTGTGTCAGAGCCCAGCCGCGACCAACCTCAGCTCTAACTCGTCCCACGTGTCAACATCCGTCTTGCTACACCCTGTATCTTTGCTGGATCGTCTAAAAGCACG TGGAAATGACAAGCAGGTCAATAAGAGGACAAACCGCAAGTCTTCTGGTACAGAAGCCCACTGTTTAGGTTTTGGAAAG CTGTGTGTTAACAAGCCCTGCCCGACGATGGCTGTGCCAGCATCTATTCCACTGATCAGAGACAGTGATCTGAGCCAGGCTGATGATGATGAACCTCTGCGCTCCTTCACATGTGGCTCTTTGACCTCCATGACCAA TTACAGCTGGAGGGGCTCCAGGGTGACAGTGAAAACAATGAGGGACAGTCAGACAGCCTATTTGGACCTGCTCCTCATAGAACAAGAGTACTGCAG ccaGCTGTTCCACccacagctgctgcagctgATGGCAGTGAGTGTGTCTGATGACCTCCAGAGGACCAGTCTGGTGTTTGAACCAGTCAACGTCGGCACGCTTCACAACCTGCTGCACAACAGG CGTACAGAGTTTCCAGTGCTGCAGAACAGGTGGCTGCTGTCAGTGATCTTGCAGGTCTGTGAAGGTCTGCAGTACATCCACAGGGGAGGCCTGGTGATGAGGGCCCTGTCTTCCCACAGTGTGGTCCTCACAAAGTTCACAGTAGCCAAACTAACTGGTTTATGCTTCATGGTCCCCAG cagTCAAAGTACATGTGTGAAACCCCCCATGCACACAGTCCTGCCCCCCAGCCTGTACAGATGGGCTGCTCCAGAGGTCATTAAACAGCGGCCGTGCACAAAGCTAGCTGACATCTACAGCCTGTGTGCTCTGATCCAGGAACTCTACACAG ACAGAGAACCATGGGACACAGTGGACCTGAACGGAATCAAACAGGCGATGGATGCAGGGCGTGCCCTGGCAGTAGACAGCAGCATTCCACAGCCTTACTATGATGTGGTCCTGAAAGGCCTGCAGCCGCACCCACAGGACCGCACGTGCAGCCTGCAGAGTCTGTGCTACACGCTACAACATGACATCAAG agGTTCTCCCTGGAGGAACAGCTGAGTGGTGGTCTGTGTGCTTACCCAGAACAAGATCTGGGGCCATCTGAAGTCCAGACCACAGCAGAGCAAACCATAATGGGGGAACCAGTACAGAGCGGTACTGagcacaacacacaaacatggacaT TTGCCAGGCCAGTCAAAGTCAAGGCAGACACAGTAGTGGCAAGACAGCTGTACAGAGGAGAAGAACCAAAgctggggagagacagagatgaatGTATGGGGGGAGACACAATGCCCCATCAGCTGTACCCTTACAAAGACATGCTTCATCTGCTTGCTGAGTTTGACTCAGTTAGTGTTGAGGAAGAACCTGAACCAGAGGCAGACATAGACAGGGAGCTAGTGGAGCAGCTGGATGGCCTGAAACTGATCTCAGATCAGCAGATCAGCACCATTGCGGTCAACCTCAAAGTGTCCCgggagctgctgcagcaggcCAACAGGAGCCTAGACACAGTGGAGAAACACCTCCAGGTGGACCACAGAGGGTTAGACTCAGCTACCCGGCTCAGAGATGCTCCTTCTTATATCTACACCGACACCTCTTGTGCCTCCTCCCTTTCTTCCTTCTCTATATCCTCCACAAATCTTTCAGGAGTTAGCACTGCTGTTGGACCACCTTCGAAGCAGTACTGTCTCTTATCGCACAGGGAAGATCACTGGGGAAGCAACCTGGAGGCCCAGCTTCTGAACAGAGATTGGGAACTGCTGAGCCAGGAAGAGCTGACTTTATGGCTGAGTCGCTATCCAGCTGAACAGCAGCAGTACGAGGAGGGCTGGTCGCCACCTTGGCTTTCCTCAGGGTGCTACATGACGGAGAGCCGTTCAGTGGTAGCTGATCACAGCACAGAGGAGCTGAGCCAGTACAGATCAGCTCTGGACAGCAGCCTTCTCAACATCGTCTCTGGGAAGAAGCAGCAG AAATCCAATTCACAAGAAAATGCAGACGTTACAATGGAGGTGTGCAGGCCAGAAGCTAGTGGGAGTCTACTGCTAGATACTCACAACACCA AATATGAGAGCTTTCCCAACAACTCTGAGAAAACGGACTCTGATCCTGAAATCAGTGAAACACAGGCTCAGTATACACCCAGCCCTAACAC ggctcACTTTGACATGGCTGGGCTGGCTGAACTCTCCAGCATCTCATACTCTCCAGCTCAGCCTCAGGAAAAACTCTACAGTATCTCATACTCTCCAGGGCAGCCTCAGGGGAAACTCTACAGTATCTCTGTGAGCGGACAAGCCCCACCCTGTAATAGTACCCCACGTAGCCCAG ACGTGCGCCGGCGTGTGATGACAGGAACGACTGAGGCCAATCTCGCGGACTCCCCCGTCTGCAGCCACCTCAGCTCTGTGCATCTCAGGACTGAGAGTTTCACCACACCAAGAGAAAGCTGG ACTCCACCTTTCGACACAGACCCTGCCAGCAGTCCCCAGGGCTCCATCACAGCCAGCCAGGAGGAAGGGCAGTCAGATACTATATCTCCCAGCTGCATTGGAGAGCAGAAGctagaaaaggaagaagaagaagaaggagcagGAGTGTCTGAACAGGAGCAGATTGTAGAGAGGCAGGAAGAAATGGATGGAACTAGTCAACCATCTGTGGAggcagaagaagaggaggaggacagggCAGAAGACGAGCTTGACGAAATGGAGGAAGGATTGCAGATGATCAAAGGGTGcactgaagaagaaaaaaacatggaggaggaggagggaggaaggcaTGTTGAAGAAGGCAGTGAGGAAGAAGAGTGTGGCTGCTGTGACGCACAGAGAG GTGAGCTTGATGCCGACACAGTGTCTGCACATCAGAAGGAAGGGCTCAGGGAGTCTCTAGGGTCACAGCAAAGTCCCAGCTTATTGGAGGACACAAAAAG AGCCAATTCAACACTAGATGATGTGCTGCAGGCCTTTGTAGTGGAGGGCACCAGGAAGAGCCCAGGAACAAGTGGAAGGGTTGCCACATT GTGTCAGCTGTTTGAAGGTCAGACTGGTGATGATGAACACCCAGCAGGAGACCACGCACACAGCCAGCTCCCGTGA